One Euphorbia lathyris chromosome 1, ddEupLath1.1, whole genome shotgun sequence DNA segment encodes these proteins:
- the LOC136225707 gene encoding CDGSH iron-sulfur domain-containing protein NEET, with amino-acid sequence MAAISSPFVTGFCYSKSSFERLNPSSRLTAKPRRMLAIRAEAQAINPDIRKNEDKVVDSVPVNELSKPLTAYCRCWRSGTFPLCDGSHVKHNKATGDNVGPLLLKRPKE; translated from the exons ATGGCGGCAATTTCGAGTCCTTTTGTTACTGGCTTCTGTTACAGCAAATCAAGTTTCGAACGACTCAACCCTAGCTCTCGTCTAACTGCTAAACCTAGACGTATGTTGGCTATTAGAGCTGAAGCTCAAGCTATCAATCCAGATATTAGAAAGAATGAAGATAAGGTTGTCGACTCTGTTCCTGTCAATGAGCTCTCTAAGCCACTCACTGCTTATTGCAG ATGTTGGAGATCAGGAACTTTCCCTCTGTGTGATGGTTCACACGTCAAGCACAACAAAGCAACTGGAGACAATGTTGGCCCTTTGCTCTTGAAAAGGCCGAAAGAGTAA